A stretch of the Pseudoalteromonas phenolica genome encodes the following:
- the ureC gene encoding urease subunit alpha translates to MADIDKHAYAKMFGPTLGDKVRLGDTELWLEVEKDFTNYGEEVKFGGGKVIRDGMGQSQGSCYDTPDLVITNATILDYWGIVKADIGINSGRICAIGKAGNPDIQDGVNIEIGPGTEIIAGEGQIVTAGGIDAHIHFICPQQIEEALMSGVTTMIGGGTGPATGSNATTCTPGPWNIHKMLQATNDFPMNFGFLGKGNASLPLAIEEQIEAGVCGLKLHEDWGTTPSAIDNCLSVAEQYDVQIAIHTDTLNESGFVEDTLAAFKGRTIHTYHTEGAGGGHSPDIIRACSEANVLPSSTNPTRPYTVNTIDEHLDMLMVCHHLDPSIPEDIAFADSRIRKESIAAEDIMHDLGAISMIASDSQAMGRVGEMITRTWQTAHKMKVQRGPLSPDTERNDNFRLKRYVSKYTINPAISHGISHEVGSVEVGKLADLVLWKPAFFGIKPAMILKSGLIAAAPMGDANASIPTPQPVYYRPMFSSYGSAPAKTSITFMSQASIDLGIPQKIGLTRHISACKNTRNISKDDMIHNNWQPDIQVDPETYEVRANGTLLTCEPATELPLAQRYCLF, encoded by the coding sequence ATGGCTGATATCGATAAACATGCATATGCAAAAATGTTTGGCCCAACTTTAGGTGACAAAGTCAGGCTTGGTGATACAGAGTTATGGTTAGAGGTCGAAAAAGACTTCACCAACTATGGCGAAGAAGTAAAATTTGGAGGGGGTAAAGTTATCAGGGATGGTATGGGACAAAGTCAGGGTTCTTGTTATGACACACCTGATTTAGTCATTACCAATGCGACTATATTGGATTATTGGGGCATCGTAAAAGCAGATATTGGTATCAATTCTGGTCGCATCTGCGCTATAGGCAAGGCTGGTAACCCTGACATACAAGATGGTGTAAACATAGAAATAGGCCCCGGCACTGAAATCATCGCTGGAGAAGGCCAAATTGTAACAGCTGGCGGCATTGACGCACATATTCATTTTATCTGCCCGCAACAAATAGAAGAGGCACTCATGTCAGGTGTCACTACCATGATCGGTGGTGGTACAGGTCCTGCAACAGGATCAAATGCAACCACATGTACCCCAGGTCCATGGAATATTCATAAAATGCTGCAGGCGACAAATGATTTTCCTATGAATTTTGGTTTTTTAGGAAAAGGAAACGCCAGTTTACCTTTGGCAATTGAAGAACAAATCGAGGCTGGTGTGTGTGGCCTAAAACTTCACGAAGATTGGGGCACAACACCGTCGGCAATTGATAACTGTTTAAGTGTAGCAGAGCAATATGATGTACAAATTGCAATCCACACAGATACCTTGAACGAGTCAGGTTTTGTTGAGGACACACTCGCAGCTTTTAAAGGGCGAACAATTCACACATACCATACTGAAGGCGCCGGAGGCGGTCACTCACCCGATATTATTCGAGCTTGTTCAGAAGCCAATGTACTTCCATCATCTACAAACCCTACCCGACCATATACTGTAAACACCATTGATGAACATTTAGATATGTTGATGGTTTGTCACCATCTAGACCCATCTATTCCTGAGGATATTGCATTTGCCGATTCAAGGATCCGAAAAGAGAGTATTGCTGCCGAAGACATCATGCATGATTTAGGTGCAATCAGCATGATAGCTTCAGACTCTCAAGCAATGGGACGTGTTGGGGAAATGATCACTCGTACTTGGCAAACAGCCCATAAAATGAAAGTTCAACGTGGCCCTTTGAGTCCAGACACAGAACGTAATGATAACTTTCGATTAAAAAGATATGTGTCTAAATACACCATTAACCCCGCAATTAGCCACGGGATAAGTCATGAAGTGGGGTCGGTAGAGGTTGGGAAACTGGCCGATCTTGTACTTTGGAAACCGGCATTCTTTGGCATAAAACCAGCGATGATCCTCAAATCCGGTTTAATCGCAGCAGCACCAATGGGTGATGCAAACGCTTCAATTCCTACTCCTCAACCTGTGTATTACAGACCCATGTTTAGCAGTTATGGTTCTGCACCCGCCAAAACATCAATCACTTTTATGTCACAAGCATCCATTGACTTAGGCATCCCCCAAAAGATTGGCCTCACTAGACACATCAGCGCTTGTAAAAATACTAGAAATATTTCTAAGGATGACATGATCCACAATAACTGGCAGCCAGATATTCAAGTTGACCCAGAAACATATGAAGTTCGAGCAAATGGCACATTGCTTACTTGTGAGCCAGCAACAGAATTGCCACTCGCTCAACGTTACTGTCTGTTTTAA
- a CDS encoding urease subunit beta: MIPGEIISEPGTHQLNCDRPRIQVEVANSADRPIQVGSHYHFYEVNQALVFERETAKGYRLDITSGTAVRFEPGQIRTVTLIPFQGKKTIFGFRALIQGAL; the protein is encoded by the coding sequence ATGATCCCTGGTGAAATTATTTCAGAACCTGGCACTCACCAACTGAATTGCGACCGTCCCCGAATTCAAGTTGAAGTGGCAAATTCAGCCGACAGGCCAATCCAAGTTGGTTCTCACTATCATTTCTATGAAGTAAATCAAGCTCTGGTATTCGAACGTGAAACTGCAAAAGGGTATCGTTTAGACATTACTTCAGGTACAGCAGTGAGGTTTGAACCTGGTCAAATTCGTACTGTGACCCTTATCCCCTTTCAAGGTAAAAAAACAATTTTTGGCTTTAGAGCCCTAATCCAAGGAGCACTGTGA
- a CDS encoding urease subunit gamma, producing the protein MELLPREKDKLLIFTAALLAERRLNRGLRLNYPEAIAFISMEIIEGARDGKTVAELMDYGRTLLTREQVMEGIPSMIAEVQVEATFPDGTKLVTVHNPIV; encoded by the coding sequence ATGGAATTATTACCCAGAGAAAAAGACAAGCTACTAATTTTCACTGCTGCATTACTTGCTGAGCGCCGATTGAATCGAGGCTTAAGACTTAATTACCCTGAAGCCATCGCCTTTATCAGCATGGAAATAATTGAAGGAGCCCGTGATGGAAAAACTGTTGCTGAGCTTATGGATTATGGCCGCACTCTTTTAACAAGGGAGCAAGTGATGGAAGGGATCCCATCCATGATCGCAGAAGTGCAAGTTGAAGCGACTTTTCCGGATGGAACCAAATTAGTCACTGTTCATAACCCTATTGTGTAG
- a CDS encoding urease accessory protein UreD, giving the protein MLEVNVKSQTIKQPSTKSAWFAYLLLEFEHTRVGTQLSRSKRIGPLSIQRAFYPEGKDCSHIYLLHPPAGIVSGDSLSVHIKNHDHAHSLVTTPGANRFYRARDDLNIGDPKQEQNTTIELDNKAVCEHFPQETIIYSGACAFNTINISLKKHSVYLGWDISCLGLPHSGKPFSKGSFTQINKISCEGRIIYHDRLSLSANSSVFHHKAGLDGRSVYGTFLAYASKNQISQAELESLITRLREVVCTENAQDKISISQLRQLLVIRYLGEHSEECKNLFLKLWQNIRPLYINKSATLPRIWFT; this is encoded by the coding sequence GTGTTAGAAGTAAACGTCAAATCTCAAACAATAAAGCAGCCAAGTACCAAAAGTGCTTGGTTTGCATATCTTTTATTAGAGTTTGAACACACTCGTGTAGGCACACAATTAAGCCGCTCGAAACGAATCGGTCCTCTAAGTATTCAAAGGGCATTTTACCCTGAAGGGAAAGACTGTTCCCATATTTACTTGTTACATCCACCAGCAGGTATTGTGTCTGGTGACAGTTTGTCAGTACACATCAAGAATCATGATCACGCTCATAGTTTAGTAACTACGCCAGGCGCAAATCGATTTTATAGAGCACGTGACGATTTAAACATCGGTGATCCTAAACAAGAACAAAACACAACGATTGAATTAGATAACAAAGCTGTTTGCGAACACTTTCCTCAAGAGACCATTATTTACTCAGGTGCATGCGCTTTTAACACCATTAATATTTCACTAAAAAAGCACAGCGTTTATTTGGGCTGGGATATTTCCTGTTTGGGTTTACCCCACTCTGGAAAACCTTTTAGTAAAGGTTCATTCACCCAGATAAATAAAATTAGCTGTGAAGGAAGGATAATTTATCACGATAGACTTTCCTTGAGCGCTAACTCTTCTGTTTTTCATCATAAAGCGGGATTAGATGGACGAAGTGTTTATGGCACTTTTTTGGCTTACGCCAGCAAAAATCAAATCTCTCAAGCAGAGCTAGAAAGCCTAATTACTCGACTCAGAGAGGTAGTCTGCACTGAAAATGCGCAAGACAAAATCAGCATTAGTCAACTCAGACAATTATTAGTGATCCGGTACTTGGGTGAGCACAGCGAAGAGTGCAAAAACTTGTTTCTGAAATTATGGCAGAACATTCGGCCACTCTACATAAACAAGTCAGCCACACTGCCTAGGATCTGGTTTACATAA
- the urtE gene encoding urea ABC transporter ATP-binding subunit UrtE — MIELKRVNQKYGQTQILWDLNLNIQKGSRTCIMGRNGVGKTTLLKSIMGLLPISSGSIDINHNPMTKRSVEARPEVGVGYVPQGRDIFAQLTVEENLKIGLNCSRQKNKHIPQYIYDLFPVLKEMLHRRGGDLSGGQQQQLAIARALVLNPNILILDEPNEGIQPNIVQLIRDVLIKLNEEHDMTIVLVEQKLPFARAVGEKYVLMEKGQVVSSGDMAALSDELVDEFLAV, encoded by the coding sequence ATGATCGAATTAAAAAGAGTGAACCAAAAATACGGTCAAACTCAAATACTCTGGGACCTAAACTTAAACATTCAAAAAGGAAGCCGAACTTGCATAATGGGTCGAAATGGAGTTGGTAAAACGACATTATTAAAGTCAATTATGGGGCTTCTGCCTATCAGCTCAGGCAGTATAGATATTAATCACAACCCCATGACAAAGCGCTCTGTCGAAGCGCGGCCAGAGGTTGGCGTAGGCTACGTCCCTCAAGGCAGAGATATTTTTGCTCAGCTCACAGTTGAAGAAAACCTAAAAATCGGGTTGAACTGCTCTCGACAAAAAAATAAGCATATTCCTCAATACATTTACGACCTATTCCCCGTGTTAAAAGAGATGCTTCATAGGCGAGGCGGAGACCTATCAGGTGGTCAACAACAGCAACTTGCGATAGCTCGTGCACTGGTTTTAAATCCAAACATTTTAATTTTGGATGAACCAAACGAAGGGATCCAGCCCAACATTGTTCAACTGATCAGAGATGTATTGATCAAGTTGAACGAAGAGCACGATATGACCATTGTGTTAGTTGAACAAAAGCTGCCATTTGCCAGAGCGGTAGGTGAAAAATATGTGCTCATGGAAAAGGGTCAAGTTGTCTCTTCTGGTGATATGGCCGCGTTAAGCGACGAGCTTGTAGACGAATTCCTAGCCGTTTAA
- the urtD gene encoding urea ABC transporter ATP-binding protein UrtD, which produces MVNHFDNSFAGTKQPDTKHGVILYVEDVNVSFDGFKALNNLNLYIGDGELRCLIGANGAGKTTLMDVITGKTRPDTGTVHFGQQIDLLKLDEAEIANAGIGRKFQKPTVFENLTVFENIELSLSGCKSVWSSLFHKLNGEQQDRIIEILHIIGLVAERFYPASRLSHGQKQWLEIGMLLASEPKLLLVDEPVAGMTPHETERTAELLTSLAGKHSVVVVEHDMAFVRSIAKTVTVLHQGSVLAEGSMRNIQMNPEVIRVYLGEESAPEQPSTKPSVITELVKS; this is translated from the coding sequence ATGGTAAATCATTTTGACAATAGCTTTGCTGGCACAAAACAACCAGACACAAAACATGGTGTAATTTTATACGTAGAAGACGTCAATGTAAGCTTTGACGGTTTCAAGGCGCTTAACAACTTAAACCTTTATATTGGTGATGGTGAGTTACGATGTTTAATTGGTGCCAATGGAGCGGGTAAAACCACTTTGATGGATGTCATCACGGGGAAAACTCGACCCGACACTGGCACTGTACATTTTGGGCAGCAAATTGATTTATTGAAGCTTGATGAAGCTGAAATTGCCAATGCAGGGATCGGTAGGAAATTTCAAAAACCCACCGTTTTCGAAAACTTAACTGTTTTTGAAAATATTGAATTAAGCTTATCAGGCTGCAAATCTGTATGGTCCTCGCTATTTCATAAACTAAATGGTGAGCAACAAGATAGAATTATTGAAATTCTCCATATCATTGGTTTAGTTGCTGAGCGCTTTTACCCTGCAAGTCGATTATCTCATGGCCAAAAACAATGGCTTGAGATAGGTATGTTGTTAGCTTCTGAACCCAAATTGCTATTGGTTGATGAACCAGTTGCTGGAATGACCCCGCATGAAACCGAACGAACCGCCGAATTACTTACTTCTCTAGCAGGAAAGCATTCTGTTGTCGTTGTAGAACACGATATGGCCTTTGTTAGATCAATTGCCAAGACGGTTACTGTGTTACACCAAGGTTCTGTATTAGCTGAAGGCAGTATGCGAAACATCCAAATGAACCCTGAGGTGATTAGAGTTTATCTTGGTGAAGAATCAGCCCCCGAACAACCATCAACAAAACCTTCGGTTATTACAGAACTGGTGAAATCATGA
- the urtC gene encoding urea ABC transporter permease subunit UrtC, translating to MNAIFDKTELFNKLSSLHYVIGTLLVATLYVSICNVAFTEGSFFHVSNYTVSLFGKYLCYALLALAVDLVWGFCGILSLGHGAFFALGGYAMGMYLMRQIGDRGVYGHPELPDFMVFLNWNELPWYWAGSDSPIWMVITVLALPGLLAFVFGSLAFRSRVSGVYLSIMTQALTYALMLAFFRNEMGFGGNNGLTDFKDIFGFSLQSDTTKLMLFICTSIALAFGYLVSYFIMQSKMGKVVMAIRDAENRVRFTGYQPYQYKVTIFVISAMLAGLAGALYVPQVGIINPSEFSPINSIEIVIWVAIGGRGSLYGALIGAIIVSYAKTRFTAIMPEAWLFALGGLFILVTLLLPKGIAGMAPKIYQSLQTRMTKNKESESW from the coding sequence ATGAATGCAATATTTGATAAAACAGAGTTATTCAACAAACTTTCAAGCTTGCACTATGTTATCGGCACACTCTTGGTTGCAACACTGTATGTGAGTATCTGTAACGTTGCATTCACTGAAGGCTCTTTCTTTCATGTAAGCAATTATACCGTTAGCCTTTTTGGCAAATACCTGTGCTACGCATTATTAGCTTTAGCTGTAGATTTAGTCTGGGGTTTTTGCGGTATTCTAAGTTTAGGGCACGGCGCTTTTTTCGCTCTAGGTGGCTATGCAATGGGCATGTACTTAATGCGCCAGATTGGTGACCGCGGTGTATATGGTCACCCTGAGTTGCCAGACTTTATGGTTTTTTTAAATTGGAATGAACTCCCTTGGTATTGGGCTGGTTCAGACAGCCCTATTTGGATGGTCATTACAGTATTAGCATTACCAGGCCTTCTTGCATTTGTCTTTGGCTCTCTAGCATTTCGCTCACGCGTCAGCGGTGTCTATTTATCTATTATGACCCAAGCTTTGACTTATGCACTCATGCTTGCATTCTTCAGAAATGAAATGGGCTTTGGCGGCAATAACGGCTTAACTGATTTCAAAGATATTTTTGGGTTCTCATTACAGTCAGACACAACTAAGTTGATGCTGTTTATATGCACGTCTATCGCACTCGCCTTTGGGTATTTAGTCAGCTATTTCATCATGCAGTCTAAAATGGGGAAAGTCGTAATGGCAATCCGTGATGCAGAAAATAGGGTCCGTTTTACCGGTTACCAACCTTACCAATACAAAGTCACTATTTTTGTTATTTCCGCCATGTTGGCCGGACTAGCAGGTGCTTTGTACGTCCCACAAGTGGGTATTATCAACCCCAGTGAATTCTCACCAATAAACTCTATCGAAATTGTAATTTGGGTTGCCATCGGTGGTCGCGGATCACTATACGGTGCCCTAATTGGAGCAATTATTGTTAGCTATGCAAAAACACGATTCACAGCAATTATGCCAGAAGCTTGGTTATTTGCTTTGGGTGGGTTGTTTATTTTAGTCACCCTACTTTTACCCAAAGGCATCGCCGGTATGGCCCCTAAGATCTATCAATCTTTGCAAACAAGAATGACGAAAAATAAGGAGTCAGAATCATGGTAA